Proteins encoded in a region of the Orcinus orca chromosome 8, mOrcOrc1.1, whole genome shotgun sequence genome:
- the COMMD9 gene encoding COMM domain-containing protein 9 isoform X3: MATLTAEVFAALQSLLKASSKDVVRQLCQESFSSSALGSKKLLDVTCSSLSVTQEEAEQGSPSVLQLLQALHRLTRLVVFRDLSSAEAILALFPENFHQNLKNLLTKIILEHVSTWRAEAQTNQISLPRLVDLDWRVDIKTSSDSISRMAVPTCLLQMKCSLFRSRKIPVCVGSSPPCQLSLWS; this comes from the exons gcCTCCTCGAAAGATGTTGTCAGACAGCTGTGCCAAGAGAGCTTTTCCAGTTCAGCCCTTGGCTCGAAAAAGCTCTTGGATGTTACGTGTTCCAGCTTGTCTGTGACCCAGGAGGAGGCAGAACAA GGCTCCCCGTCTGTCCTGCAGCTGCTCCAGGCTCTGCACCGCCTCACCAGGCTAGTGGTGTTCCGTGACCTGTCCTCCGCCGAGGCGATTCTGGCACTCTTTCCTGAAAATTTCCACCAAAACCTCAAAAACCTGCTGACAAAAATCATCCTAGAACACGT ATCTACTTGGAGAGCTGAAGCCCAAACAAATCAGA TCTCTCTGCCGCGCCTGGTCGACCTGGACTGGAGGGTGGACATCAAAACCTCCTCAGACAGCATCAGCCGCATGGCCGTCCCTACCTGCCTGCTCCAGATGAAG TGTTCTCTTTtcagatccaggaagatcccagtcTGTGTGGGGAGCAGCCCTCCGTGTCAGCTGTCACTGTGGAGCTGA
- the COMMD9 gene encoding COMM domain-containing protein 9 isoform X2 yields MATLTAEVFAALQSLLKASSKDVVRQLCQESFSSSALGSKKLLDVTCSSLSVTQEEAEQLLQALHRLTRLVVFRDLSSAEAILALFPENFHQNLKNLLTKIILEHVSTWRAEAQTNQISLPRLVDLDWRVDIKTSSDSISRMAVPTCLLQMKIQEDPSLCGEQPSVSAVTVELSKETLDTMLDGLGRIRDQLSAVASK; encoded by the exons gcCTCCTCGAAAGATGTTGTCAGACAGCTGTGCCAAGAGAGCTTTTCCAGTTCAGCCCTTGGCTCGAAAAAGCTCTTGGATGTTACGTGTTCCAGCTTGTCTGTGACCCAGGAGGAGGCAGAACAA CTGCTCCAGGCTCTGCACCGCCTCACCAGGCTAGTGGTGTTCCGTGACCTGTCCTCCGCCGAGGCGATTCTGGCACTCTTTCCTGAAAATTTCCACCAAAACCTCAAAAACCTGCTGACAAAAATCATCCTAGAACACGT ATCTACTTGGAGAGCTGAAGCCCAAACAAATCAGA TCTCTCTGCCGCGCCTGGTCGACCTGGACTGGAGGGTGGACATCAAAACCTCCTCAGACAGCATCAGCCGCATGGCCGTCCCTACCTGCCTGCTCCAGATGAAG atccaggaagatcccagtcTGTGTGGGGAGCAGCCCTCCGTGTCAGCTGTCACTGTGGAGCTGAGTAAGGAGACCCTGGACACGATGTTAGACGGGCTGGGCCGTATCCGGGACCAGCTCTCTGCTGTGGCCAGCAAGTGA
- the COMMD9 gene encoding COMM domain-containing protein 9 isoform X1 — translation MATLTAEVFAALQSLLKASSKDVVRQLCQESFSSSALGSKKLLDVTCSSLSVTQEEAEQGSPSVLQLLQALHRLTRLVVFRDLSSAEAILALFPENFHQNLKNLLTKIILEHVSTWRAEAQTNQISLPRLVDLDWRVDIKTSSDSISRMAVPTCLLQMKIQEDPSLCGEQPSVSAVTVELSKETLDTMLDGLGRIRDQLSAVASK, via the exons gcCTCCTCGAAAGATGTTGTCAGACAGCTGTGCCAAGAGAGCTTTTCCAGTTCAGCCCTTGGCTCGAAAAAGCTCTTGGATGTTACGTGTTCCAGCTTGTCTGTGACCCAGGAGGAGGCAGAACAA GGCTCCCCGTCTGTCCTGCAGCTGCTCCAGGCTCTGCACCGCCTCACCAGGCTAGTGGTGTTCCGTGACCTGTCCTCCGCCGAGGCGATTCTGGCACTCTTTCCTGAAAATTTCCACCAAAACCTCAAAAACCTGCTGACAAAAATCATCCTAGAACACGT ATCTACTTGGAGAGCTGAAGCCCAAACAAATCAGA TCTCTCTGCCGCGCCTGGTCGACCTGGACTGGAGGGTGGACATCAAAACCTCCTCAGACAGCATCAGCCGCATGGCCGTCCCTACCTGCCTGCTCCAGATGAAG atccaggaagatcccagtcTGTGTGGGGAGCAGCCCTCCGTGTCAGCTGTCACTGTGGAGCTGAGTAAGGAGACCCTGGACACGATGTTAGACGGGCTGGGCCGTATCCGGGACCAGCTCTCTGCTGTGGCCAGCAAGTGA